The genomic DNA TTTTAGTCCTCTCTGCTCTGGCTCTTGCTCTTGCTCTATAGGTTTAAGGATAGGAAGGGATTGTTTGCTCTGCTCTTGCAGTCCACCAGGTCAGTCGTGGAGATCCTTTTCACATGATCTAGTCAACATAGTCAACGGTCAAAAAAGCCGGGAAAGGCTGACGTTACACTACACTACACTACACTACACTACACTACATTACgcggaaataaataaatgctcCTCCTGCATTTTGTCGTCTTTACTTTTTATTGGCTTTTTGTGTTTTCAAGACCGAAAGCTGCAGTTTGTTGTCAGACTTAATTTAATTCCTTCATAGACACAAAAATTCCCGTTTATTTTCTAagttaaaataacaaaaattaattttaatttttaattttaatttaaaattaattttaatctcCCATCTCTTcatcttaaaaaaaagagcacaGGTGTCCGTTTCTTTTCTCAAGCCCATATAAAGTATGCATATGTTGCAAAAGGACGATTATCCACATCAGAAGACGGTTCACACACAATAGTACTAGCATATCCTAGAGATTAAGCATGTCATATTCGACAACAAAAGATAACTTCCAAAATTAAATGTGTTGTAACAGGATCACTCTTTCATGGCTTCAGAAAGTGTTCTCCAAGAGCCTCTGCAATAGAGGAATCAACAGTTACTGCTGCCACATAAGACTTTAGAGAATTTTGTGAGGGAGACCAAATTCAGACACAAACACGTGCGCAAACGTACACAGGGAGGGCAGGAGGCTTCTTGTAAACCAAGTATAGATCCAACCAAATGAATACTTGGCTATGGCACACTCTGTGCCCGCTGATCTAAGCTGCACTCTTGGTCAtagttattaatttatttgctATGAACAGATCAAAAAACAAGCCAAGCAATTTTAGAGACGAGATAAGAAGTCCTTGATAATTAGGGGATTGCAGCTTCTTTTACCGCACTTCAGTAGTTCAATAGCAATTCCTGTCAGTTCAAATCTAACTTGAAAGCCCAAGTTCAATCAGGCAGGACATAATTTCTTTGTCCCAACCCATCTCTATGAAAGGAAGAGAGATACAACTGGAAGTAATGATAATTATCCCCTGCAATAATGCAACAATCAATTAAGCTGACACAAAACGCCAAGCTCCAGAAGACTAGCTCCTCATACACTGACTGAGAAAGAAACAAATAATGTAGAGGGCGGCAAATTATTGTAGATAACTCCACGATGAAGAGCTTACCCGCAAAGAGAGACCGTCCATGATGCCTGCTTCACAGAATGGAACGAAAGACAAAGTACGTAAATAGAAGCCGCACTTCATATCTGGTAGGAGTAACAGAGAAGTCCTTGGAAATCATATGTTTGAAGGAAAAGCCTACTTTTTCCAATTAAAACTTTAAACAAAAACGCTCTAGTAAAATTATATGTCATCAGCTATTCCAAAAGCTCTCTTCTCCATATATGTGAATGCACCAGCTGCAGCTGCACGTCTCCAAAGTAGCTGAGAGAATAAGACTTCCATCATAAGGGTTTGGGTATCTGGAAGGCAAATAGCATTGCATGCGATGGGACGTAAATAGAAAAAGTactttaatgaaaatttatattaacttatgtggagaaaaataaattagaagaTGCCAGCGCGAGGGTGAAACTCAATTAACTTGTACTCTAGCAGTCACAAGGCATCACCATCAACACTGAGATAAATTATTCCTCAAGAAGAAACGTGCTGGTTTTGAACAAACAAGCAAGAAACTTTATTCAGCAGCCTACCCTCCAAAAGACTTCTGTGGATGAGAGAACTTTTGGTAGTTCCAAGTTTGCACTCAACGAGACGAATAGAATTATACTAAAAAAGTTTCCAACTGATTCAATGAGTACCATGactcaaaatatataatatatttttatgacTCCTGTCGGGATCGATCGTTGGTTGAGATCAACTTGTAAGGATCGAAAGGGATCTAACTCACGATAATCTTGACAAAACAATTGAAAGGAGATAAGGGAACAGAAGCTTGCACACTTGTGTACGTGGTTTAGGCCGGTAGTGTGCCAGCTGTATGTCCACAAGCAAAGGAGGCTTTGCCGGTTCTTCTTTTACTATGGGCAATGAAGTCGTGGAGTAAAGAGTGTTTTCCCGAAACCCCAATTACAATGTTCTCTCTCTAGataatctctctttctctcaccCCCTACTAATATATTCTTGtacaagaagaaaagaatcGGGGAAAATAAGTCCCATAcaggaaagaaatgaaatgagCAAGGAAATAACATAGCCAAATTTATTGTGATTATGCTAGATCTCGCTCAGGTGCTACTTTCTACAATTAACTCCGCGGCTTACCACAGTCGACTGTCTGTGGCTTTGGTCCTAATCAGCCTATTCAAACTGCAGTTGGCTGTTTGCAATGCTGCAATCGACTATCTGCAACCTAGGTTTTTCCTGTTGCCTTCAAGTCTTGGGATGAGAATTCGAGCCACACTCAACAACTCCTTCCatcaacaaaatataaaaagatttGACTTCATCCTGTTCTCAGTTTTTTGCTTCCTTTTCTGATAAAAAGAGCTGGAAATAAGTTGGGCTGTGGATGAGTGTTGTATCAATCTTGTACATATTTTTTGAGGAATGAATGGAAACAACACTTATtgaaaggggagagagagagagagagagagagagagagagagagaagctggAAAGGGGGGATCGGACATGCCTGGCCGCACCAAGATCTAGTAACAGTTACTTTTGCTGGGTTGGGGACATCGAACACCACTGGTTCCTAGAACTAGCAGTTTCGAAATGGAGGAGATGATCAATGTTTGACGGGACAAATATTTGAGCAATGATCTTATTAGGGCAATCTGCTGTCACCCCTATCATACCGAAAGGTGGCAACCAAAAATCAGGGTTGAAATATATGTATGGTACatgcaagtaaattacttgtaTTTTTTCAAGTAAGTTACTTGAcctcaagtaatttacttgctCTTTACATAATTTTCTTGAGTTATACGTAAATTACTTGaagtttttcaattaaaaatacaTGTATGTACGTACTATACATGTATTTCAAGTATGTGAATGATAGAATTTCCTCTTTATTTGGATTCACGCATCTGTAGAAATTTGCTTTTCCCCGCACTTTTTTGTCCCTCTTCAGCTCGGAGGTGCTGTTCGATTTTTAAATTTGGATATAGCTTTATATGCTGTATAATGATTATAAATAGTTTGAGTATGTAGAACCAACTACTGCAACGTAACGTTTGCTCACAGCTCAGACTAGCAAGAGAACAAGAGAAACTCTTCCAAGCAAAGCACTAAGAATGAAAACTAGTTATACCTGAGGTCAACAGAAAATGCTAGATCCCGAAGTTGTGGGATCAAATATGCAGCTTCCTTCTCTACAATAGTGCTGCATTATTAGAAATGGTGAAAAACGTTCATGATACAAACATGTGATAAATTAGCACAGCCTAATATGGAACAAAAATGCTGCAAGATGGAACCCCCAAATTAAACATACTTGAGGATAATAGATGGGGGTCCAAGACTCTgatgcaatctatcatcatGTTCATGCATGAAAGCTAACCCAACCATAGCACCTCAAAGAAGCTTGAGGATGAAGTATCTGCTCCGTCTGATCATCTCCTTTGATTTTAAAGCATTCCACAATGTCTAAAACCTCAATTTAGATATTTAATTACAATAGAAAAGAACCAgcagaggaagaaaaggaagagtGCAAAGGCAGGCAGCGCAGTTacaaaaagaaggaagaaggaaagaacCTGGCGATGTTGATGAAGCCATAGCTGCCAATAAGACGCCCCACTTGGAAAGAGGCAGGATCCGTTACCAGGGAGGCTCTGCAGCGGAAGGATgagaatgatgatgatgggtGTGGGTGTGGTGGAGGCAAGACTAAATTGATATCACAACCAAATAGATGTGAACAATGACAAACTTGATGTGATcaatgataaaactgatgtGACCGTAGATCAAATTGATGCGACCATAgacaaattgatgtaactttTTTTAGGAATCCGACTGATACAATTTGCATAAGTGGGGAAGGAAATTGTCGGTTTACTCAACtcaaaggaggaggaggaggaggaggaggaggagaagaagagacaGCAGAGCAGCAGGAGAAGGAGATGGGGGACAGGGAAGCGGCGGGTTGCCGATTCGGGGGTATGAAGCTGAGGAGCATTTGGATTTGCTGGTCTGAGTCTGCTCTACTACTCTGCTTCTTAGCTAATTTTGTACTGCTGCTCTTCTCTGCTACATACATTTAACACCATAATAAATTAGAGAAAGAGAGACACATTACCGTAACTGTACTTTGTATCATTACTACTCTACCAATtactatataaaaaataataataatcagaAAGAATGAATTGAGAGAGGGGAACAAAACAACCGAGGTGGTCTCTCATCTCACCTCCTCACCTCACCTGTCTTTTGTTATCGATCACGACACAACACAAACAGCGGAACCGATCgagatcttcttcttcttcttcactctCTACCTCCCAACACAACACGACACAGCACAAACAGGACCAGCCATGGCATGGAAGTGGATAAGAAGTTCCATGAGTAgctctttattattattattattatttttttttttccaaaatgaaattacaaaaagattaccatatttttttagttaGTTTTTTGGTAAGGAAACGGGTAAGAATccaataaaaagaattaacTAATACTATAGCAGGGTATGGCGATCCCATAAATATCGCTCAATGGTAGAAGGTTTAGACCAAAAATAAACCAAAGAATTTCAGAAATTTGATCTGTTGCCACACCACGCGTatgaatctctctctctctctctttttggcCAACATAGCCTTCGTCCTCCCCTCTCCGTCTTTTACTGAAACTGAAAATGGGGCTGAATTTGCTCATCAAAAACAAAACGGGGctgaatgaataaataatgaaTGGCAAGGAGAACGACTAGGAAGAATGAAAACTCCTTCCTCACCTGAACGTTCGACTGCTTGCTAAATGCTAATGCTTTCGATGATCTTATCTTTGCCTTCAGACCCAACACCACCACTGACTTCCGGTCCCGTTGTTCATCGTCTCTCATGTTGGTCAGTCTCTCACATCTCCTCTTTCATCCGTTCGCATTTTGGTCCAAGTCAATGTTCTTCGATATCGTAAAGAGTAGTGGCTAGATCGTGTGCAATGTGTGTCTGTCCGTCAGTATCATCTCCGTACATATGTTTGTCTGGGCTGGTATCCTTATGTTCTTGCAAACCAAGTCTTTCCACATCatcatttatcatttatttaagAGAGTGCCCATCCATCCATGTTCCATTCCGACTGCTTATTGCCCTAATAGTTACTTCCAGTTTCTCAATAGATAATTCGAACATCTTCTCTTCATCTATATTATGGATGCTCAATTATATTATGGATATGAAAGTACAAACTCATTTTCTGAACTACTTACTAAAAACTGCATGCAGTTACGAACGGTACAAGTGAGCAACCTCTCCTTGGGGGCATCCGAGCAGGATATACGTgacttcttctctttctctggTGAAATTGAACATGTCGAAATGCAACGGTTAGCTAATTCAATATGGGAACTcaactcctctctctccttctccttctcctcttTTCTTCGTGCCTCTCAGGTATCTATCATGCAGCTCATCCTTACTTGTAATATCGATCTTAACACAGTTAATCGTCTTTCAGCGACAACGAAAGATGTCAAACAGCATTTGTTACATTCAAGGATCCCAAGGGAGCCGAGACCGCATCTCTGCTCACTGTGGGTGCACACAAGCTCTAATTTGATACCTCATCATAACAAGTTGCTCGACCTGCCATCTTTCTGGCagtcctatatatatatatagacgtCCTTTTCTTGTTCCTTTTGCCGCCTCCTGTATTCCATTCCaccgtatacatatatatatatatatctcgaGTGATGTGCCTACCGACTACCGAGATTGAAATGGGCATGGTCCCTTCTCTCGAGCTTCACTGTGTCTATTGCATGCTACAGAATAGATGTATTCAGTGTCGAATAACAGCATATAAAGTCCCCCAATTGTCTTGCAGGGGGCAACGATTGTTGATCAGATGGTGGCGATAATTCTGGCCCCAAACTACAAGCCGCCAACAGCAGGTTCTCAGGAGacgggaggaggaggaggaggaggaggaggaggaggagccgTCCAGAAGGCAGAAGATGTGGTGAGCAGCATGCTGGCGAGGGGATATATCTTGGGCAAAGATGCGCTCAACAGGGCAAAGGCTTTCGATGAGAAGCACCAGTTCACTTCAACAGCCTCGGCCAAGATGGCTTCTCTGGACCAGAAGATTGGCCTGAGTGAGAAGATTAGCGCGGGAGCTACCATGGTGAATGAAAAAGTGAGGGAAGTGGATAACAAGTTTCAGGTCTCCGAGAAGACCAGACATGCATTTGCTGCTGCCGAGCAGACAGCAAGTAGTGCTGGTTCTGCCATCAAGAGGAACCGCTACTTATTGTTGGGGGCTTCCTTGGTGGCCGGCGCCTATAGCAGAGTTGCCAAGGCTGCAGGGGACGTGGGGCACAAGGCCCAAGAGAaggtttcctcttcttcatcatctcaTAACCAGGACCAGGACCAGGACCAACAAAATTGATGTGAATGATTGACTCCCTTCCTTCTGAATAAAAAACCGTCCGACTGGGTGAACCGGACAATCCCCTCCCATCTCAGATCAACTCTTGCTTTTaagcatacatacatacatatatatatatatatatatgcataaaatagGAGTTGGTAGAGTAGTAGATGTTTCTTGATCGATAAGAGTTTAGAACCACTCTTAAGGCCATGAACAGCGTGCCAAGTATCTGCTTCGGCCTGTTGAATGCCAGGTCTCCTAACTTCCCTATATATCGGATCATCCTGTTCAGTTCATATGCTGGTATTCATGTCAGAACAAAACATTTCATATATTGTTATCAAGGGCAGCGAATTACCAGTTTCCTTTGTTCGTCGGCTTTCTATTGTATTTCTTAAACTTTCCATGCAAACTGCATTGTATTGTGCATGCAAAGTATCGATTTCATTAGTAAGAGTGATGGAAACTGCACATCAGATATGAGCAATTATTCTTGATCACGTACCTGGTCGACTATATGttcaaagagaaaaagattGTCCCTGAATTGAAGCACGTTAATTGGTTGTTCTAACCTTGAACTCTTCTGTTCCCTTATCAGAATGGATGCGGTCAATTATGGAAATCTCCTGGAGTTAATTGTGGCAGTTTTGtactcttttctttcttttccaacTTGGGTAGTCGGTTCTAGACATAGTATTAAAATTCCCAGGATCAAAAAGTTACCGTGACCTCACAAGCTAACATTGACCCTCCCCAGAAGCATCAGGTATAGTGTATAACCATCGAGTTATTAGTCCCGGGAATTCTGAAAAGCAGCGGAGGTGATAGCCTGAGAAAAATCCTgaaaaatcgataaaataatttcCACATCAACGGTGCCCCCTTAGGAAGGAAGCATGTTTATTTAGCCAGttagatataaataaaatgaaacgAAATAAatccacaaattcaaatcaaaTATCCTGGTTATTATTCTGCAATATAACCTTTGAAGTTTGGACACACACACAGTACCATAATTTAATGGCAGAGTGATCTGAAATAGTAGAGTTTACTACTAACTgggactttttttttgggggggggcgGGGGCAGGAAACATCTGTCATGCCCAACTTGATCGTCATGAGAGTGCGAGTTTTTTAAACTCATTTCATCCACCTGACTTAGGTTCCTTGAAGAGTTGGATTGACAATTGCTGATCCCTTGAGTAAGGAGACCTCCCTGCCCGTCCTGTCGAGCAAATAAGATTGTGTTTGCAGATACTCCAGCAACACTGTTCTATAAATTGACACTGTGTAGTTAAGAACCTCGGGCCATGTGTTAGAAATGTCTGGAAAAGCCGAGCCCTGGCCTGGCTTCAAATCAATGGCCACTGTTGTTGGGGCTCCGTCTGCTGGCCTTCATCATCAAACATCCCGATGAACTTGAGTGCAGCGCTGAGAGCATTGGATGCAGCTAAAGAACTAAGGCTGCCCGACAACAGCTTATGTTCCCCGCCTGCCATATCTGATATCCCCCGAAACACAATGCCCGGGATTTCATTGGACGAACACACCTGCCACGTGCAAGTACAATTATTttgcaattaagcaaaataaGGGTCTCCTGCAGAGTATGCCGTACAGATAAATCTACTCTCCGAGCTAAATCAAAGTCAAATAGTGATTCCAAATGGTCACATGGGACAGGATGAGATCCAATCTGCACAAACCATTATGACAGCAGCACTTTCTTCGTCCACCGTTGAGATGTTGAATGTTTGGAAAAGGTACTGGCCATATGCGACATTGTCAAGGAATACATCCGCAGTGGCACCTAGCAGCCCATAAACAACTTTAGGAGTCTCGGGTAGGCAATCTGTCTTGTTAAGACACTGTTCCAGCTGCACATTCTATATAGAGCAACAATGCAAACCCACGCACCATAAGGTACTTAATCAACTAAATTAATTAGCTGAGAACAAGCTTTAGCTGATCCTACAAAATTATTGACGGATTGGAATTAAAGCAATTATTGTGTATCAAAGGATGCAAGTGACAGTGAcattattatttaagaaaatttaaaccTGGAGTTGAGTGGCGAGGTCAAACCACTTTGGATCTACGGGAAGCCAGAAGGTCTCTTTCATGGGCAGCCCGTTGGAGTACACCTGCGTGGGGGTGAACTCCACGGCTGCCAGTAAGTTAGGTCCCTGCCGGGGCAGGTTATAGTCCCCAAACTTCAGTTCAGGTGATTGTGCTGCCTCTGACTTGAAATCCTGCTTTTGCATTATGACATTCCATGGCCCAAAGGCAACAAATGTGTGAGACGTCCGTGAAGAAAGACGTAAGTACATAATGGCAGGGGAGCGAGCGATCAAACTATACTATTACCAGCCATTTCCAGGAACTTGTTAAGGCAACAGAAGCGGGCACGCTGACATCACCAAGGGACAGCGAGCTGTTGATGCTGCCAGCAGTACCATAGTGGACAACCCCCAGAATATCAAAGGTGTCGACGAGGATTTGCACGGTTATAGCTGCATTGACCTGACCTATGCACGGGGTAACCATCATGGCCTCACAGAACTAATTTACAGACGGCATGCAGTGCAGGCGTTATTGATGTCAAATGGATGGGTGAGTGAAACAGTGAAGCCAGATAATAGATAATGCAGTGTAGAGCAGTAAAAGTCCAGTGCTGCGATGAATTACTATTATGTGAGGGAGGACTACCCACCATTTGTTCTCCGGACATGACGTAAACGACGGGGACATTGCCGATCTTGCCAATGTTGAATCTTCTACCTGTGACAGCACCAAAGTTGAAGCAGCAGAGGAGGTAGTTAATTGTCTAATAGACAGTGGAAATCGCAATTGATCCACATTTAGGTGGGGTGGATTGGAATAAGAAGgaagaaattagaaaaagagtGTAATTCAGCTAGCTGCTAATGCTATATTTACCGGCTAAGTGAAAGAGAGGGGTGAGGGGATCCGGAACAAAAACACCGGAGGACTGTAGGACCCTCTCCTCAGTCGGGTAGGCCATGAGTAGACCCAGAAACTGGCCGTCAGGGTGGCGGTGGTGGTAATTGATGGAGTGCAAAGGCGCATCCATTGTGGGAGGGGCAGAGGCAGGATTGATGAAGAAGCAGGCCAggaacagcagcagcagcgtGTTgcccatc from Punica granatum isolate Tunisia-2019 chromosome 2, ASM765513v2, whole genome shotgun sequence includes the following:
- the LOC116195255 gene encoding binding partner of ACD11 1-like isoform X2, giving the protein MLLRTVQVSNLSLGASEQDIRDFFSFSGEIEHVEMQRDNERCQTAFVTFKDPKGAETASLLTGATIVDQMVAIILAPNYKPPTAGSQETGGGGGGGGGGGAVQKAEDVVSSMLARGYILGKDALNRAKAFDEKHQFTSTASAKMASLDQKIGLSEKISAGATMVNEKVREVDNKFQVSEKTRHAFAAAEQTASSAGSAIKRNRYLLLGASLVAGAYSRVAKAAGDVGHKAQEKVSSSSSSHNQDQDQDQQN
- the LOC116195254 gene encoding bark storage protein A-like isoform X4, producing MMMMMMMMGNTLLLLFLACFFINPASAPPTMDAPLHSINYHHRHPDGQFLGLLMAYPTEERVLQSSGVFVPDPLTPLFHLAGRRFNIGKIGNVPVVYVMSGEQMVNAAITVQILVDTFDILGVVHYGTAGSINSSLSLGDVSVPASVALTSSWKWLDFKSEAAQSPELKFGDYNLPRQGPNLLAAVEFTPTQVYSNGLPMKETFWLPVDPKWFDLATQLQNVQLEQCLNKTDCLPETPKVVYGLLGATADVFLDNVAYGQYLFQTFNISTVDEESAAVIMVCSSNEIPGIVFRGISDMAGGEHKLLSGSLSSLAASNALSAALKFIGMFDDEGQQTEPQQQWPLI
- the LOC116195254 gene encoding bark storage protein A-like isoform X3 gives rise to the protein MMMMMMMMGNTLLLLFLACFFINPASAPPTMDAPLHSINYHHRHPDGQFLGLLMAYPTEERVLQSSGVFVPDPLTPLFHLAGRRFNIGKIGNVPVVYVMSGEQMVNAAITVQILVDTFDILGVVHYGTAGSINSSLSLGDVSVPASVALTSSWKWLQDFKSEAAQSPELKFGDYNLPRQGPNLLAAVEFTPTQVYSNGLPMKETFWLPVDPKWFDLATQLQNVQLEQCLNKTDCLPETPKVVYGLLGATADVFLDNVAYGQYLFQTFNISTVDEESAAVIMVCSSNEIPGIVFRGISDMAGGEHKLLSGSLSSLAASNALSAALKFIGMFDDEGQQTEPQQQWPLI
- the LOC116195254 gene encoding bark storage protein A-like isoform X2 codes for the protein MMMMMMMMGNTLLLLFLACFFINPASAPPTMDAPLHSINYHHRHPDGQFLGLLMAYPTEERVLQSSGVFVPDPLTPLFHLAGRRFNIGKIGNVPVVYVMSGEQMFCEAMMVTPCIGQVNAAITVQILVDTFDILGVVHYGTAGSINSSLSLGDVSVPASVALTSSWKWLDFKSEAAQSPELKFGDYNLPRQGPNLLAAVEFTPTQVYSNGLPMKETFWLPVDPKWFDLATQLQNVQLEQCLNKTDCLPETPKVVYGLLGATADVFLDNVAYGQYLFQTFNISTVDEESAAVIMVCSSNEIPGIVFRGISDMAGGEHKLLSGSLSSLAASNALSAALKFIGMFDDEGQQTEPQQQWPLI
- the LOC116195254 gene encoding bark storage protein A-like isoform X1, which translates into the protein MMMMMMMMGNTLLLLFLACFFINPASAPPTMDAPLHSINYHHRHPDGQFLGLLMAYPTEERVLQSSGVFVPDPLTPLFHLAGRRFNIGKIGNVPVVYVMSGEQMFCEAMMVTPCIGQVNAAITVQILVDTFDILGVVHYGTAGSINSSLSLGDVSVPASVALTSSWKWLQDFKSEAAQSPELKFGDYNLPRQGPNLLAAVEFTPTQVYSNGLPMKETFWLPVDPKWFDLATQLQNVQLEQCLNKTDCLPETPKVVYGLLGATADVFLDNVAYGQYLFQTFNISTVDEESAAVIMVCSSNEIPGIVFRGISDMAGGEHKLLSGSLSSLAASNALSAALKFIGMFDDEGQQTEPQQQWPLI
- the LOC116195255 gene encoding binding partner of ACD11 1-like isoform X1, translating into MDAQLYYGYESTNSFSELLTKNCMQLRTVQVSNLSLGASEQDIRDFFSFSGEIEHVEMQRDNERCQTAFVTFKDPKGAETASLLTGATIVDQMVAIILAPNYKPPTAGSQETGGGGGGGGGGGAVQKAEDVVSSMLARGYILGKDALNRAKAFDEKHQFTSTASAKMASLDQKIGLSEKISAGATMVNEKVREVDNKFQVSEKTRHAFAAAEQTASSAGSAIKRNRYLLLGASLVAGAYSRVAKAAGDVGHKAQEKVSSSSSSHNQDQDQDQQN